In Magnetococcales bacterium, the following are encoded in one genomic region:
- the sulP gene encoding sulfate permease, which translates to MRRLFPFIAWFPMRREALRADALAGITVALVLIPQSMAYANLAGLPAYYGLYAAFLPGAIAALFGSSRQLATGPVAVVSLLTASALMPFAQPGSEGFVALAILMSFLIGVIQLVLGMLRLGVVVNFLSHPVILGFTNAAALIIGLSQLSKIFGVKMGRSEHFLNDIWGVLQQLHALHWPTLVFGVGSFALMWMLKKRHPALPNVLIAVALATLASWMVGFEAMGGKVVGQIPKGLPSLSWPDLDPRHVGSLLGTALVISLVGFMEAISIAKAMAARTRDSIDPNQELIGQGLGNLVGAFTQSYPTSGSFSRSAVNLDAGAKSGLASVFTSLMVLVALLFLTPLLYHLPEAVLAAVIMMAVVGLINVHAIQHAWQASRHDGAAAIVTFFASLAFAPHLDQGIFLGGGLAIVLYLYRSMSPRVALLGLFPDGTLRDLAFNPELPTDPKIIVIRFDGQLYFANVSYFEETVLNAVAAKPQARFVLLVGDGINQMDASGEEVVRHLVERIEKNGMVMVFSGLKRQILQVMHATGLFDLVGGSRNIFATEQAALNSIYDRLGRSEDRPLLPQVDCPA; encoded by the coding sequence ATGCGCCGGTTGTTTCCCTTTATCGCCTGGTTTCCCATGCGCCGCGAGGCGTTGCGGGCCGATGCCCTGGCTGGCATCACCGTGGCTTTGGTGCTGATTCCCCAGTCCATGGCCTATGCCAATCTGGCGGGATTGCCCGCCTATTACGGCCTGTACGCGGCGTTTTTGCCGGGTGCCATCGCCGCCTTGTTCGGATCGTCCCGTCAGTTGGCCACCGGACCGGTGGCGGTGGTCTCCCTGCTGACCGCCTCGGCCCTGATGCCCTTTGCCCAGCCCGGCAGCGAGGGCTTCGTGGCCCTGGCCATCCTGATGTCGTTTCTGATCGGGGTGATCCAACTGGTGCTGGGGATGTTGCGCCTGGGAGTGGTGGTCAATTTTCTCTCCCATCCGGTCATTCTGGGCTTTACCAACGCGGCGGCCTTGATCATCGGCCTGTCGCAACTGTCCAAGATTTTCGGCGTCAAGATGGGACGCAGCGAACACTTCCTGAATGACATCTGGGGGGTGTTGCAGCAGTTGCACGCCCTCCATTGGCCTACCCTGGTGTTTGGCGTGGGCTCCTTTGCCCTGATGTGGATGCTGAAAAAACGTCACCCGGCCCTGCCCAACGTGCTGATCGCCGTGGCCCTGGCCACCCTGGCCAGCTGGATGGTGGGCTTCGAGGCCATGGGAGGCAAGGTGGTGGGTCAGATCCCCAAAGGACTGCCCTCCCTCTCCTGGCCCGATCTGGATCCCCGTCATGTGGGCAGTCTGTTGGGTACGGCTTTGGTGATCTCCCTGGTGGGCTTCATGGAGGCCATCTCCATCGCCAAGGCCATGGCCGCCCGCACCCGGGACAGCATCGATCCCAATCAGGAGTTGATCGGACAGGGATTGGGCAATCTGGTGGGGGCCTTCACCCAGTCCTATCCCACCTCCGGATCGTTTTCCCGCTCGGCGGTCAATCTCGACGCCGGGGCCAAAAGCGGTCTGGCGTCGGTCTTCACCTCCCTGATGGTGCTGGTGGCCCTGCTGTTTCTCACGCCGCTGCTGTATCACCTTCCGGAGGCGGTCCTGGCCGCGGTGATCATGATGGCGGTGGTGGGATTGATCAATGTTCACGCCATCCAGCACGCTTGGCAGGCCAGCCGTCACGACGGGGCGGCGGCCATTGTCACCTTTTTCGCCTCCCTGGCCTTCGCCCCCCATCTCGATCAGGGCATCTTTCTGGGCGGGGGACTGGCCATCGTGTTGTATCTGTACCGTTCCATGAGCCCCAGAGTGGCGTTGCTGGGTCTGTTTCCCGATGGCACCTTGCGGGATTTGGCGTTCAACCCGGAACTGCCCACGGATCCCAAGATCATCGTCATACGTTTCGATGGTCAACTGTATTTCGCCAACGTCTCCTACTTTGAAGAGACGGTCTTGAACGCCGTGGCCGCCAAACCCCAGGCCCGTTTCGTGCTGCTGGTGGGCGACGGCATCAACCAGATGGACGCCTCCGGCGAGGAGGTGGTGCGTCATCTGGTGGAGCGCATCGAAAAAAATGGCATGGTCATGGTCTTTTCCGGACTGAAACGGCAGATCCTCCAGGTGATGCACGCCACCGGACTGTTCGATCTGGTGGGCGGCAGCCGCAACATCTTCGCCACCGAACAGGCGGCCCTGAACAGCATCTACGATCGGCTGGGTCGCTCCGAAGACCGTCCCCTGCTGCCTCAGGTGGATTGTCCCGCATGA
- a CDS encoding HAMP domain-containing histidine kinase, with amino-acid sequence MFQTSLRRKVMLGYALISALALGLSLFTIVELRLLSQRLLSGEQRIMLLNDVLEMRRFEKNFFLYHQAEDREQLLDYILRVKQDLDQETGQDPATRATIGQAQRWIVAYDQLARHPADRADRAVDQDAIRVLGKSLVTTAEGLSESGRVEVRHALERHRLLLLAAMVVVIAVIVILGGTVSQRIVLPLRRIEESMMGVVNGQFHQIHIPSLDQEIVSLTSAFNRVLQELRQRQRHLLRSEKLASLGTLLSGVAHELNNPLSNISTSCQILAEELDNPDPAFQRDLVSQIDEQTKRARDIVRSLLDLARDRAFQRGPVRLAETVEEAFRFSKGHIPARIRVIRDIPADIWIPGDRRRLHQAFINLIKNAIDAIPETGEVRIRARRRDEPDPQPESGPFAGCRCQTPWCDIEVVDTGSGIDEAHIGRIFDPFFTTKPVGQGSGLGLAVVHEVVEEHEGCIAVESRTGEGSRFMVRLPMMTGENHG; translated from the coding sequence ATGTTCCAAACCTCGTTGCGGCGCAAGGTGATGCTGGGCTATGCCCTGATCAGCGCCCTTGCCCTGGGTTTGAGCCTCTTCACCATCGTGGAGCTGCGACTGCTCTCCCAGCGTCTGCTCTCCGGGGAACAGCGCATCATGCTGCTCAATGACGTGCTGGAGATGCGCCGTTTCGAGAAGAATTTCTTCCTGTATCATCAGGCCGAAGACCGGGAGCAATTGCTGGACTACATCCTCCGGGTCAAGCAGGATCTGGATCAGGAAACAGGCCAGGATCCCGCCACCCGCGCCACCATCGGGCAGGCCCAACGCTGGATCGTCGCATACGACCAACTGGCACGCCATCCTGCCGACCGGGCCGACCGGGCCGTGGATCAGGACGCCATCCGGGTGTTGGGCAAATCCCTGGTCACCACCGCCGAAGGATTGTCGGAATCCGGACGGGTGGAGGTGCGCCACGCCTTGGAGCGCCATCGGCTGTTGTTGCTGGCGGCCATGGTGGTGGTGATCGCCGTGATCGTGATTCTGGGGGGAACCGTGTCCCAACGGATCGTACTGCCCTTGCGCCGCATCGAAGAGTCGATGATGGGGGTGGTCAACGGACAGTTCCATCAAATCCACATCCCCTCCCTGGACCAGGAGATCGTCTCTTTGACCAGCGCCTTCAACCGGGTACTCCAGGAGTTGCGGCAACGGCAAAGACATCTGTTGCGCTCGGAAAAACTCGCATCCCTGGGCACTTTGCTCTCCGGCGTGGCCCACGAGTTGAACAATCCTTTGTCCAACATCTCCACCTCCTGCCAGATCCTGGCCGAAGAACTGGACAACCCGGATCCGGCCTTTCAACGGGATCTGGTCTCCCAGATCGACGAACAGACCAAACGGGCGCGGGATATCGTCCGTTCCCTGCTGGATCTGGCCCGGGACCGGGCCTTTCAGCGGGGGCCGGTGCGCCTCGCGGAAACCGTCGAAGAGGCGTTCCGGTTCAGCAAGGGCCACATTCCCGCCCGAATCCGGGTGATCCGCGACATCCCCGCGGACATCTGGATTCCCGGAGACCGCAGACGATTGCATCAGGCCTTCATCAATCTGATCAAAAACGCCATCGACGCCATTCCCGAAACCGGCGAGGTCCGCATCCGCGCCAGACGCCGGGATGAACCAGATCCCCAACCCGAATCCGGGCCCTTTGCCGGATGCCGCTGTCAGACCCCCTGGTGCGACATCGAGGTGGTGGATACCGGCTCAGGCATCGACGAGGCCCATATCGGACGGATTTTCGATCCTTTTTTCACCACCAAGCCGGTGGGTCAGGGTTCGGGTTTGGGATTGGCGGTGGTGCATGAGGTGGTGGAAGAGCACGAAGGGTGCATCGCGGTGGAGAGCCGAACGGGCGAAGGGAGTCGCTTTATGGTGCGACTGCCCATGATGACAGGAGAAAACCATGGGTGA
- a CDS encoding NADH-quinone oxidoreductase subunit M yields MKPLLTLLLLPVFGAVLMAVLPPHRARGVAIGTALATLLMTVWVAGRFVVTQSGPQLLEKNLWRPQSGSYFALGVDGLSLPMVLLAALLSLVAILASGGVTSRLRPYYSLLLLLETAMLGVFMSQDWSIFYIFWELTLLPLFFLINTFGGKRRNQAALNFVLYTMGGSVFMLIGLLLAYDASQLHTFFMTEMAVGLRGVAREHQILIFLGFLIGFGVKMPIFPLHGWLPLAHVEAPSPVSILLSGALLKMGSYGLLRATMMLPDAVVALQEWLVVLGFINLIHGGVLAWRQVDLKRMIAYSSVSHMGVVLLGIATLTRDGITGAMLQMVSHGVTAGAMFLVVGLLYERTHTRDIRDYGSLTRVAPRFSFFVAVAFMASVGVPGTSGFLAELHVMIAGLERWGWPAALLSVGMLVSAAYAVRTAGCLCTGPEQPRLGELAPMGRMELAAAGLLVVCIVALGVLPAPLLDLMNLSLTRFGDLFAGRL; encoded by the coding sequence ATGAAGCCTCTTCTGACACTTTTGTTGTTACCTGTGTTTGGCGCGGTCCTGATGGCCGTGCTTCCCCCCCATCGGGCCCGTGGCGTGGCCATCGGCACCGCGCTGGCCACCCTGCTGATGACCGTGTGGGTGGCGGGTCGGTTCGTGGTGACCCAGAGCGGACCCCAATTGCTGGAAAAAAACCTGTGGCGTCCCCAGTCCGGCAGCTATTTCGCCCTGGGGGTGGATGGGCTGTCGTTGCCCATGGTGCTGCTGGCCGCCTTGTTGTCCCTGGTGGCCATTCTGGCCTCGGGAGGGGTGACCAGTCGGCTCCGGCCCTATTACAGCCTGTTGCTGCTGCTGGAAACTGCCATGCTTGGGGTCTTCATGTCCCAGGACTGGTCGATTTTCTACATCTTCTGGGAACTCACCCTGCTGCCCCTGTTTTTCCTGATCAACACCTTCGGCGGCAAACGGCGCAATCAGGCGGCGTTGAACTTCGTGCTTTACACCATGGGGGGATCGGTCTTCATGCTCATCGGCCTGCTGCTGGCCTATGACGCCTCCCAGCTCCACACCTTCTTCATGACCGAAATGGCCGTCGGATTGCGCGGCGTGGCCCGGGAACACCAGATTCTGATCTTTTTGGGTTTTTTGATCGGTTTCGGGGTCAAGATGCCGATTTTCCCGTTGCATGGCTGGCTGCCGCTGGCCCATGTGGAAGCCCCGAGTCCGGTGAGCATTCTGCTTTCCGGGGCGTTGCTGAAAATGGGTTCCTATGGCCTGCTGCGGGCGACCATGATGCTGCCGGACGCGGTGGTGGCCCTCCAGGAATGGCTGGTGGTGTTGGGTTTCATCAATCTGATCCACGGGGGGGTGCTGGCCTGGAGACAGGTGGATCTGAAACGGATGATCGCTTATTCCTCCGTCAGCCACATGGGGGTGGTGCTGTTGGGCATTGCCACCTTGACCCGGGACGGCATCACCGGCGCCATGCTTCAGATGGTCTCCCACGGTGTCACCGCCGGGGCGATGTTTCTGGTGGTCGGGCTGTTGTACGAACGGACCCATACCCGTGACATCCGGGATTACGGCTCCTTGACCCGGGTGGCGCCTCGGTTTTCCTTTTTTGTCGCGGTGGCCTTCATGGCTTCGGTGGGGGTGCCGGGCACGTCGGGTTTCCTGGCGGAGTTGCACGTGATGATCGCCGGACTGGAACGTTGGGGCTGGCCGGCGGCGTTGTTGAGCGTCGGCATGCTGGTGAGCGCCGCCTACGCGGTGCGTACCGCCGGTTGTCTGTGTACCGGACCGGAACAGCCCAGACTGGGAGAGTTGGCCCCCATGGGGCGGATGGAACTGGCCGCAGCCGGACTTCTGGTCGTGTGCATCGTGGCTCTGGGGGTGTTGCCGGCGCCGTTGCTGGATCTGATGAATCTCTCTTTGACCCGGTTCGGCGATCTGTTCGCCGGACGGTTGTGA
- a CDS encoding sigma-54-dependent Fis family transcriptional regulator: MGDTGAVLIVDDESIAVRNLAHVMRKEGYRVTTADSGARALELLTRQPFEVVLTDLRMEGVDGMGVLRGCKNRFPDTEVILITGFATLESAVESMREGAFFYLAKPYRLEEARKVVREAMHKVHLRRENRQLKEQLRGLRAKGPIITRDPGMLKLLETARQVAPTGCNILITGESGVGKELIARDLHAHGGRPEGPFVAVNCGVFTEELLAGELFGHEKGAFTGAVNTRQGLMETAAGGTLFLDEVTEMSLSMQVKLLRAIQEREIVRVGGTRPIPVDARFIAATNRDLGEAVAGGRFRQDLYFRLNVITLAVPPLKERRGDIELLANHFLKRGAERMERSVERISPEAMALLREYDFPGNIRELENIVERAVALSDGVEILPVHWPDTLRLGVIRAFHKRPGGSPTLEELEADYIQWVLGETGGNQTLAATILGIDRVSLWRKLKRLKLVAGEDVGG; encoded by the coding sequence ATGGGTGACACGGGTGCGGTATTGATCGTGGATGACGAGTCAATCGCGGTGCGCAATCTGGCTCACGTGATGCGCAAGGAGGGGTATCGGGTGACCACCGCCGACAGCGGCGCCCGCGCTCTGGAACTGTTGACCCGTCAGCCCTTCGAGGTGGTATTGACGGATCTGCGCATGGAAGGGGTGGACGGCATGGGGGTATTGCGGGGGTGCAAAAACCGTTTCCCCGATACCGAAGTGATTCTGATCACCGGATTCGCCACCCTGGAATCGGCGGTGGAGTCGATGCGGGAAGGGGCCTTTTTCTACCTCGCCAAGCCCTACCGTCTGGAAGAGGCCCGCAAGGTGGTGCGCGAAGCCATGCACAAGGTCCACCTGCGGCGGGAAAACCGTCAACTTAAAGAACAATTGCGGGGACTGCGCGCCAAGGGACCCATCATCACCCGGGATCCGGGCATGCTCAAACTCCTGGAAACCGCCCGACAGGTGGCCCCCACCGGCTGCAACATCCTGATCACCGGCGAAAGCGGCGTGGGCAAGGAACTGATCGCCCGCGACCTCCACGCCCATGGCGGACGCCCCGAAGGACCCTTCGTGGCGGTCAATTGCGGGGTGTTCACCGAAGAGTTGTTGGCCGGGGAGCTGTTCGGCCATGAAAAAGGAGCCTTCACCGGAGCGGTCAACACCCGCCAGGGATTGATGGAGACCGCCGCCGGAGGCACCCTGTTTCTGGACGAGGTGACGGAAATGAGCCTCTCCATGCAGGTCAAGCTGCTGCGGGCCATTCAGGAACGGGAGATCGTGCGGGTGGGGGGCACCCGACCCATCCCGGTGGATGCCCGTTTCATCGCCGCCACCAACCGGGATCTGGGAGAGGCGGTGGCCGGAGGACGATTCCGTCAGGATCTGTATTTCCGGCTCAACGTGATCACCCTGGCGGTTCCTCCCCTCAAGGAGCGCCGGGGGGATATCGAACTGTTGGCCAATCATTTTCTCAAACGGGGAGCGGAACGAATGGAGCGGTCCGTGGAACGCATCTCCCCGGAAGCCATGGCCCTGTTGCGGGAGTATGATTTTCCCGGCAACATCCGGGAGTTGGAAAACATCGTCGAGCGGGCCGTGGCCTTGAGCGACGGGGTGGAGATCCTGCCGGTCCACTGGCCCGACACCTTGCGTCTGGGGGTGATCCGGGCCTTTCACAAACGCCCCGGCGGCTCCCCCACCCTGGAAGAGCTGGAAGCGGATTACATTCAATGGGTACTGGGGGAGACCGGCGGCAATCAAACCCTGGCCGCCACCATTCTGGGGATCGACCGGGTTTCGTTGTGGCGCAAGCTGAAACGGCTGAAACTGGTGGCGGGAGAGGATGTGGGGGGGTGA
- a CDS encoding DUF2309 domain-containing protein: MAHEDDVSATPPTRKERIHAALHHLEHLVPGQASITDFVHHNTLHGFQHLPFPQALIEAKRWTGIHGYLPAERFRALYASGRIRRVDLEAVIGSDPELRAAEPLGPTRRGEVILLKLIHGIDSIPARQLAWEIEERGALERCQPGMDAAVRAAFAVPDEAAAVGGLWRVCLERFALSHHDWYREERLDLASEEELLFSGDGEPGEDPEAQRQVIEAIRAEAERSWEALSGRVGEDLTLRGLLLAVTGEDVLASIRPYLVRFLASFLDLGVAPWPLPLREAGFYTAWKRCAEGEMVQALEELPDWLDHLAELPEQAMEAIEFCLLRLGLPEERWQGYLERLALELPGWSGMVTWRGARPGYGGSEARVALVDYLAVRLVLERLFAVRLCRAQWLLEPTLQSLGRYFQRFRGEFYARRVLFTGELPEFLATRATRLVQRPPEESGLAKEWRKLAFLIWTQTGGGSAGQGGGASGKVWPLFVLAQHLGAGADTVRNWDEATVESLLSCMASLDEDTAGFIWLRAYERHYREGIFAALVANHGRGRWASRPTRPAAQVIFCMDDREEGIRRHLEEADPEIETLGAAGFFGVPVRWLGLDDTAPADLCPVVVVPAHEVHEQPAPGAEERVRRHRLWRGWRERWNRLFIRESHRGLILPALLPVVLAPWVWLMLLARGWFPGQLGGVLERLVVGIDPGVPTTVTLNAPENAPPATSGRPRIGFTRAEQMGRVAGFLRTIGLTDGFAPVVAILGHGGHSQNNPHLAAYDCGACSGRHGGPNARLFAAMANDPQVRQQLGEQGIHIPADTWFVGGEHDTGCERIDWYDQDVWPPGHHPVMQRLIVRLDAARLGSAHERARRLASAPHGPSARRALAHMGRRGRDYSQARPELGHATNAVALIGRRSVTRGVFFDRRMFLISYDPTRDPDGTIVESILLAAGPVGAGISLEYYFSSVDNERFGCGTKVAHNLTGLFGVMDGTASDLRTGLPRQMIEIHEAMRLLVVVEQRPEVLTGIYQRQEPIRELVGLGWIELACIDPDTGAIHHFSPREGWRPWEPVGDPVPVTPRSAAWYAGCSDPLPPALIGDNQTANKGERSCPGVTGGSC; this comes from the coding sequence ATGGCCCATGAGGATGACGTTTCCGCCACCCCCCCCACCCGGAAAGAGCGGATCCACGCCGCGCTCCACCATCTGGAACACCTGGTGCCGGGACAGGCCTCCATCACCGATTTTGTCCACCATAATACCCTGCATGGTTTTCAGCATCTGCCCTTTCCCCAGGCCCTGATCGAGGCCAAACGTTGGACCGGGATCCATGGTTATCTGCCTGCGGAGCGGTTTCGCGCCCTGTACGCCTCGGGACGGATCCGCCGCGTCGATCTGGAGGCGGTGATCGGATCCGATCCGGAACTGCGGGCCGCCGAACCTCTGGGACCGACCCGGCGCGGGGAGGTGATCCTGTTGAAACTCATCCACGGCATCGATTCCATTCCGGCCCGGCAGTTGGCCTGGGAGATCGAGGAGCGGGGCGCCTTGGAGCGGTGTCAGCCGGGGATGGACGCGGCGGTTCGGGCCGCTTTCGCCGTTCCCGACGAGGCTGCGGCGGTGGGAGGGCTGTGGCGGGTCTGTCTGGAACGGTTCGCATTGAGCCATCACGACTGGTACCGGGAGGAGCGGCTCGATCTGGCCAGCGAAGAGGAGCTGCTGTTTTCCGGAGACGGGGAACCCGGGGAGGATCCCGAGGCCCAACGGCAGGTGATCGAGGCGATTCGCGCCGAGGCGGAGCGGTCATGGGAGGCGTTGTCGGGTCGGGTGGGGGAGGATCTGACCTTGCGGGGTCTGCTGCTGGCTGTGACCGGCGAGGATGTGTTGGCGTCGATTCGTCCCTATCTGGTACGTTTTCTGGCGTCGTTTCTGGATCTGGGGGTGGCGCCGTGGCCGTTGCCGCTGCGGGAGGCGGGATTTTATACCGCCTGGAAGCGCTGCGCCGAAGGGGAGATGGTCCAGGCCTTGGAGGAGCTGCCCGACTGGCTGGATCATCTGGCGGAACTGCCGGAGCAGGCCATGGAGGCGATAGAATTCTGTCTGCTGCGGCTGGGTCTGCCGGAGGAGCGTTGGCAGGGCTATCTGGAACGGCTGGCGTTGGAACTGCCGGGCTGGTCCGGCATGGTGACCTGGAGAGGTGCCCGTCCCGGCTACGGGGGGAGCGAGGCCAGGGTGGCGCTGGTGGATTATCTGGCGGTGCGGCTGGTGCTGGAGCGGTTGTTCGCGGTGCGTCTGTGTCGCGCCCAGTGGTTGCTGGAGCCGACCTTGCAGAGTCTGGGGCGGTATTTTCAGCGTTTTCGCGGGGAATTCTATGCCCGTCGGGTTTTGTTCACCGGGGAGTTGCCGGAGTTTTTGGCCACCCGGGCCACCCGTTTGGTGCAGCGTCCTCCGGAGGAGTCCGGATTGGCCAAGGAGTGGCGCAAGCTGGCTTTTTTGATCTGGACCCAGACCGGGGGCGGGAGTGCCGGTCAGGGGGGTGGGGCGAGCGGCAAGGTGTGGCCGTTGTTTGTGTTGGCCCAGCATCTGGGGGCGGGGGCCGACACGGTGCGCAACTGGGACGAGGCCACGGTGGAGTCCCTGTTGTCCTGCATGGCCTCCCTGGATGAGGACACTGCCGGATTCATCTGGCTGCGGGCCTATGAACGTCACTACCGGGAAGGGATTTTCGCCGCCTTGGTGGCCAATCACGGTCGGGGGCGTTGGGCCAGCCGTCCCACCCGTCCGGCGGCCCAGGTGATTTTTTGCATGGATGACCGGGAGGAGGGGATCCGCCGTCACCTGGAAGAGGCAGACCCGGAGATCGAGACCTTGGGAGCCGCCGGATTTTTCGGGGTGCCGGTGCGCTGGCTCGGCCTGGATGATACGGCTCCGGCGGATTTGTGTCCCGTGGTGGTGGTGCCGGCCCACGAAGTCCACGAACAGCCTGCGCCGGGGGCGGAAGAGCGGGTGCGGCGCCATCGGCTTTGGCGGGGCTGGCGGGAGCGGTGGAACCGGTTGTTCATCCGGGAGAGCCATCGGGGATTGATCCTGCCGGCGTTGCTGCCGGTGGTGCTGGCCCCCTGGGTCTGGTTGATGCTGCTGGCCAGAGGATGGTTTCCCGGTCAGTTGGGCGGCGTGTTGGAGCGGCTGGTCGTGGGCATCGATCCTGGCGTGCCCACCACCGTGACCCTGAACGCTCCGGAAAATGCCCCCCCCGCCACGTCCGGACGGCCCCGGATCGGGTTCACCCGGGCAGAGCAGATGGGCCGGGTGGCGGGATTTTTGCGCACCATCGGCCTTACCGACGGCTTCGCCCCGGTGGTGGCGATTCTGGGCCACGGGGGGCACAGCCAGAACAATCCCCATCTGGCCGCCTACGATTGCGGAGCGTGCAGCGGTCGTCACGGCGGTCCCAATGCCCGGCTGTTCGCGGCCATGGCCAACGATCCCCAGGTGCGTCAACAGCTGGGGGAGCAGGGGATCCACATTCCGGCGGATACCTGGTTTGTCGGCGGGGAACACGACACGGGTTGCGAACGGATCGACTGGTATGATCAGGATGTCTGGCCCCCGGGCCATCATCCCGTCATGCAACGGCTGATCGTCCGTCTCGACGCGGCCCGGTTGGGTTCGGCCCACGAGCGCGCCCGTCGTCTCGCCTCGGCTCCCCATGGTCCTTCGGCCCGGCGCGCCCTGGCCCACATGGGGCGGCGGGGCAGGGATTACAGTCAGGCCCGCCCCGAGCTGGGCCACGCCACCAACGCCGTGGCCTTGATCGGTCGCCGTTCGGTGACCCGTGGGGTCTTTTTCGACCGGCGCATGTTTCTCATCTCCTATGATCCCACCCGGGATCCGGATGGGACCATCGTGGAGTCCATTCTGCTGGCCGCCGGTCCGGTGGGGGCGGGGATCAGTCTGGAATATTATTTTTCCAGCGTGGACAACGAACGGTTCGGCTGTGGCACCAAGGTGGCCCACAACCTCACCGGACTGTTCGGGGTGATGGATGGCACCGCTTCGGATCTGCGTACCGGCCTGCCCCGGCAGATGATCGAAATCCACGAGGCCATGCGTCTGCTGGTGGTGGTGGAGCAGCGTCCGGAGGTGCTCACCGGGATCTATCAGCGTCAGGAGCCGATCCGGGAACTGGTGGGGCTGGGCTGGATCGAACTGGCCTGCATTGATCCGGATACCGGAGCGATTCACCATTTTTCCCCCCGGGAGGGGTGGCGACCCTGGGAGCCTGTGGGTGATCCGGTGCCGGTGACGCCCCGATCCGCGGCGTGGTATGCGGGGTGTTCGGATCCGTTGCCTCCGGCCTTGATCGGGGACAATCAGACGGCCAACAAAGGAGAACGATCATGTCCTGGCGTGACGGGTGGATCCTGCTGA
- a CDS encoding universal stress protein, with product MSETRPLLPTGRFANILLATECSEFSRSAEELSAALARLFSGRVTAMHMLFSNPEYETLAPEQLQKQEISALQATNRVKQWMEDQGVVCAVDIRRGVHPHQEIIDAAVDSDADLVVMGRRGRRGLARWMVGDATARVVAQAPCKVLVVPRGSVMWRTAILLTTDGSRYSERAGVVATILAARSNLLLRVISVVENKGNVARLKLATEAVERVVEHARAAGVEVSGEVVEGHPPVDVIAREAQQCGADLVVGGSHGRTGIERVFLGSVMERLIGRVSCPVLAIKGG from the coding sequence AGTTCTCCCGTAGCGCCGAGGAGTTGTCCGCCGCGCTGGCGAGGCTGTTTTCCGGTCGGGTGACGGCGATGCACATGTTGTTTTCCAACCCGGAATACGAAACCCTGGCCCCGGAACAACTGCAAAAACAGGAAATCTCCGCCTTGCAGGCCACCAACCGGGTCAAGCAGTGGATGGAGGATCAGGGGGTGGTTTGTGCGGTGGATATCCGTCGGGGGGTGCATCCCCATCAGGAGATCATCGACGCGGCGGTGGACAGTGACGCGGATCTGGTGGTGATGGGGCGCCGCGGTCGGCGGGGATTGGCCCGCTGGATGGTGGGAGACGCCACGGCCCGTGTGGTGGCCCAGGCGCCGTGCAAGGTGCTGGTGGTGCCCCGTGGATCGGTGATGTGGCGCACCGCCATTTTGCTGACCACCGACGGTTCCCGCTACAGCGAACGGGCCGGTGTGGTGGCGACCATTTTGGCGGCCCGGTCCAACCTGCTGTTGCGGGTGATCTCCGTGGTGGAAAACAAGGGCAACGTCGCCCGTCTGAAACTGGCCACCGAAGCGGTGGAGCGGGTGGTGGAACATGCCAGGGCCGCTGGCGTGGAGGTCTCCGGCGAGGTGGTGGAAGGCCATCCCCCGGTGGATGTGATCGCCCGGGAAGCCCAGCAGTGTGGCGCCGATCTGGTGGTGGGGGGCAGCCATGGCCGTACCGGCATCGAACGGGTGTTTCTGGGCAGCGTGATGGAACGGCTGATCGGACGGGTCTCCTGCCCGGTGCTGGCCATCAAGGGGGGGTGA